Part of the Paenibacillus sp. YPG26 genome, TCTTCGCGGACAGCAGGATCCAGGTGATCGTAGAAAAACAGTCTGAGCAAAGGCTCATCCCGGAACAAATCCAGCGGTTCGGCCAACCAGAGTAAAAATTGACGGTGGCCTTCAGGCAGCAAGCTGGCAATCTTCTTATTCTTGGCATCCTCGGTATCTGTGAGGGAAATCCAGCCCTTCTCAGCCAACCGCTTGAGAGCCGGATACAGACTTCCGTAACTTACTTTATAGAAGAGCCCTACCGAGCTGTCGATCGTCTTCTTGATCTCATAACCGTTCATTGGCTGCTCGATAAGCAGTCCCATGATCACATATTCAAGCAAGTATGCTCCCCTCACTTTCTTATATCTAATTGATATATCTATTTGATACATTTAGCATAGCTGATTTCAATAATTTGTCAACAAAAAAAGAGAGGATTTATGGAAATCCTCTCCAGGTCATAACAAAAGCTCATCTTATAGGGAGCCGCGCTTCATATTTTTACCATAATAAATTTCATCCATCTCAACCTTAAGCCGGTCTGTAATCGAAGCCTGCTCTTCAGGGCTTAGCTTGTCCTTCGTGTAGCCGAATAAATAGTTATCCAGATCGAACGCTTTGAGCTTACACTTGGTATGGAAAATATTCTCCTGGTAGACATTCACATCAATCATGTCATACAGCTTCTTATCCTTATCCGGGATGTAGTTCTGTATGGAGCTGATATCATGATCGATGAACAGCTTGCGTCCATTGATATCGCGAGTGAAGCCGCGAACCCTGTAGTCCATCGTCATCATATCCGGTTCAAAAGAGTGGATAAGGAAGTTGAGCGCCTTAAGGGGAGAGATCTCCCCGCAGGTAGAGACATCAATGTCCGCCCGAAATGTGCTGATGCCTTCATCCGGATGTGACTCCGGGTAGGTATGAACAGTGATATGACTTTTATCCAGATGCATAACTACAGTATCGGGAAGGGGACCAGGCGTCTCGTCAAAAGTCTCCGTGTCCATCTCGGCCACGGGTCCTTCGGATACGAGCATCGTTACACTGGCGCCTTGAGGAATATAATCCTGTTTGGCAATATTTAATATATTAGCACCAATAATATCGGAGACGGATTTCAAGATGGCGGTCAGGCGGTCAGCATTGTACTGCTCATCCACGTACTCAATATAAGCATCCCGCTCCTCAGTCGTCTTGGTGTAGCAGATATCATACATATTGAAGCTGAGGGATTTCGTCAGATTATTGAATCCATGCAGTTGTATGGCTTGCTCTGGTGTAAGTTTCATGGCTCATGTCTCCTTAAGTCACAATAATAACTAAATTATTACCTGATCTCATTTGTCCTAGTCTTTTATTGTATACCCGAAACTTGTATATCGGTAACAAGCAGGCTTGAAGCAGGGAGGATCTGCCGAGGCCAGACCTCAAAAAAAGCCTGCAGGCATCGCCTGCAGACTGTGGGGCTATACAGAGATATCCAGTTGTCGCCCCAAATTTGGATCCATGCTCTTCTGAATAAGCTGCACCATATTCTGTGCTTGTGCTTCTGCCTGTTCTTTAGCCATACTAAGAACCTTGATCCCGACAGCTTGAGCCAAGGAAGACTGGCTCATGGATGTAGATAATGCTGCAATGTCCATTACACACCTCCCGTATTACTTATCGGCATGTAACAGATTATTTGGAAGACCCCGTTCTGAATGGCTTCAGGAAGACCTTAGGGATGTCGGTCTCAAAACGCATCATGGCCCCTGTTGTCGGATGTTCAAATGCCAGAATGCGGGCATGAAGTCCGAGTCTGCCGATCTCCTTGCTCTTTGAGCCGTACTTCTTGTCTCCAGCCACAGGATGTCCGATATCCTGCATATGAACCCGGATCTGATTCTTGCGGCCTGTCTCCAGATGTACCTCGAGCAGGGAAAAGAATTTGTTTGACTCCAGTTTTTTGTAATGGGTGATGGCATGCTGCCCATCATTGGGATAAGGGCTGGAGTACATTTTGAGCGTGCTGCTCTCCTTCAGCCAAGAGCTGATTGTGCCTTCCTGCTTCTTCACCTCACCATCGACCAACGCGACGTAAGACCTCTCTTTTACAATATCCTGCCAGGAGTTCTGCAGAATTTGCTGTACCTTCTCACTCTTGGCAAATAACATGACGCCCGACGTATCCCGGTCCAGCCTGTGCACAATAAAGATCCGGTTATCAGCGTTCTCTTCTCTAACATGACTCATCAATTGACGGTATGCGGTGATCTCATTCTCCTGACCTGCCGAGACGGATAACAGCCCGTGTTCCTTCTGGATGACAATAATATCCTCGTCTTCAAAAAGTATCTTCATGCCGATCAGCGGCGGTGCTGAGCTGACCTTCTCCTGATGGATGGACACCAGGTATCCCGGCTCAAGCTCATAATTGTAGGCGGTAGTCGGCTGGCTGTTCACGGTTACCTGGCCCCGGGCCAGTATGGATTTGACCGAATTCCGGCTTAAGTGATTTAGTGTATCCACTAGAAAAGGGAGCAGCTGCGCAGGCTCTTTCACCGTGTATATCTTCGGCTTGGCGGGGCTGCTGACTTTGGTCGTACGGCCTTTGTTATAACTCTTCTTCTTCAATGTTCATGCCTCCTGGGACTCCGTGCTAGATGGTTGCTTGTCTATGACCGATGATACCCTTATTACCCTGTCCGGGTCAATGCAGCGGGCGGTTGCCCAATCGTGCAAACCCCGTTACACTATATGAATGAACTCAAGAAGGAACAATGTTTAGTTCATTCTATATATCAAGGCAGGACCTTTTATCCTGAGAAGCGTTTTGGAATAAAGTAAGGAGATTTCTTACATGAATGCTGAAATTTATACAATAGAGCAAGCACAAGAACTGCTGCAGAAGTACTACGGATATCCGGATTTTCGTGAAGGGCAGAAGAAGATCGTGGAAAGCCTTCTTCATGGAGACGATACGCTCGGTATTATGCCTACCGGGGGCGGTAAGTCGATCTGTTACCAGATTCCCGCGCTGCTGCTGCCGGGTCTGACTTTGGTAGTGTCACCACTGATCTCTCTGATGAAGGATCAGGTTGACGCGCTAACGACCATGGGGATCTCTGCCGCTTATATCAACAGTACCTTAAGTGGAAAAGAAGTGAATGAGCGCATCCGCGCAGCAAGGCGGGGCGAGCTTAAGCTCCTGTACGTGGCTCCCGAGCGGCTGGAGCTCGACTGGTTCCAGAATGAAATGGCCGATTTGTCGATTTCATGCGTAGCGGTCGACGAAGCTCACTGTGTGTCCCAGTGGGGACATGATTTCCGGACAAGCTATTTGTCGGTCGCTCCCTTTGTCTCCTCGCTGCCCGATCGTCCGATCCTGGCCGCATTCACGGCTACAGCGACGCCGGAGGTTATGGATGATATGCTGCGGCTGCTACGTCTCCAAGAGCCTGCTGTATTCGTTACTGGCCTTGGCCGGGACAATCTGGCCATGTCCGTCCTGCGCGGGGAGAACAAGCGGGAGTATGTCATGAATTATACGGCCAGCCATCCGGCCGAACCGGGAATCATCTACGCGGCGACCCGTAAGGAGGTCGATGATCTGTATGAACGGCTGCGCCAGGCCGGCATTCAGGCGGGTAAATACCACGCCGGCTTGTCTGACCAGGAGAGAGCCGACAATCAGGAGGCTTTTCTATACGATGATATTCGGGTAATGGTCGCAACCAACGCGTTCGGTATGGGAATTGATAAATCCAACGTCCGCTATGTAATCCACTATAATATGCCTAAGAATATGGAAGCGTATGTGCAGGAGGCGGGCCGTGCGGGGCGGGACGGGGAGCCAAGTGATTGTATTCTTCTGTTCAGCGCCCAGGACATCATGACCCAGAAATTTCTGATCGAGCAGAACCCCCAGGAAGGGGACCGGAAGCGGAACGATTACCGGAAGCTGCAGCAGATGATCGAATACTGCTACTCCAACCGCTGTCTAAGGTTCGCCATGCTTGAGTATTTCGGCGAGGAGCATGATCAGAAGCCCTGCGGGATTTGCAGCTCATGCCGGGATGAGAGAGAGCTGACCGACATGACGCGGGATGCCCAGGTTATTTTCTCCTGTATCTACCGGATGAGGGAACGATTCGGCGTCTCTATGGTGGCTTCTGTGCTCAAAGGCTCACAGAACAAGAAAGTGCTTCAATACGGGTTCGATAGTCTGCCTACCTATGGCATGCTGCGGACGCGGACCGAGAAGGAGATTTCGGAATTAATCAATACCTTTGTCGCAGATGGTTATTTGAGCTTGTCCGAGGGTCAATATCCTGTTGTTCGTCTCCAGCCCGTAGCTGCTGATGTACTCAAAGGGAA contains:
- a CDS encoding helix-turn-helix transcriptional regulator; its protein translation is MLEYVIMGLLIEQPMNGYEIKKTIDSSVGLFYKVSYGSLYPALKRLAEKGWISLTDTEDAKNKKIASLLPEGHRQFLLWLAEPLDLFRDEPLLRLFFYDHLDPAVREERLAEYRFALHKQVKQLEKVQSIVSKELEELENPEAHYYRVSMLHYGLKYLNMKEQWINDIKERNDL
- the speD gene encoding adenosylmethionine decarboxylase, whose translation is MKLTPEQAIQLHGFNNLTKSLSFNMYDICYTKTTEERDAYIEYVDEQYNADRLTAILKSVSDIIGANILNIAKQDYIPQGASVTMLVSEGPVAEMDTETFDETPGPLPDTVVMHLDKSHITVHTYPESHPDEGISTFRADIDVSTCGEISPLKALNFLIHSFEPDMMTMDYRVRGFTRDINGRKLFIDHDISSIQNYIPDKDKKLYDMIDVNVYQENIFHTKCKLKAFDLDNYLFGYTKDKLSPEEQASITDRLKVEMDEIYYGKNMKRGSL
- a CDS encoding YjfB family protein: MDIAALSTSMSQSSLAQAVGIKVLSMAKEQAEAQAQNMVQLIQKSMDPNLGRQLDISV
- a CDS encoding RluA family pseudouridine synthase, which gives rise to MKKKSYNKGRTTKVSSPAKPKIYTVKEPAQLLPFLVDTLNHLSRNSVKSILARGQVTVNSQPTTAYNYELEPGYLVSIHQEKVSSAPPLIGMKILFEDEDIIVIQKEHGLLSVSAGQENEITAYRQLMSHVREENADNRIFIVHRLDRDTSGVMLFAKSEKVQQILQNSWQDIVKERSYVALVDGEVKKQEGTISSWLKESSTLKMYSSPYPNDGQHAITHYKKLESNKFFSLLEVHLETGRKNQIRVHMQDIGHPVAGDKKYGSKSKEIGRLGLHARILAFEHPTTGAMMRFETDIPKVFLKPFRTGSSK
- the recQ gene encoding DNA helicase RecQ, with translation MNAEIYTIEQAQELLQKYYGYPDFREGQKKIVESLLHGDDTLGIMPTGGGKSICYQIPALLLPGLTLVVSPLISLMKDQVDALTTMGISAAYINSTLSGKEVNERIRAARRGELKLLYVAPERLELDWFQNEMADLSISCVAVDEAHCVSQWGHDFRTSYLSVAPFVSSLPDRPILAAFTATATPEVMDDMLRLLRLQEPAVFVTGLGRDNLAMSVLRGENKREYVMNYTASHPAEPGIIYAATRKEVDDLYERLRQAGIQAGKYHAGLSDQERADNQEAFLYDDIRVMVATNAFGMGIDKSNVRYVIHYNMPKNMEAYVQEAGRAGRDGEPSDCILLFSAQDIMTQKFLIEQNPQEGDRKRNDYRKLQQMIEYCYSNRCLRFAMLEYFGEEHDQKPCGICSSCRDERELTDMTRDAQVIFSCIYRMRERFGVSMVASVLKGSQNKKVLQYGFDSLPTYGMLRTRTEKEISELINTFVADGYLSLSEGQYPVVRLQPVAADVLKGNHQVMMRAPLPSASTSSSGSSRRRGTSYDTSPSAVNETVFEQLRLIRRDLAERERVPSYIIFNDATLREMSVVCPQTEAAMLRIKGVGELKYKKYGQPFLDFFLNQGGAPDMDNDNDNDDYF